A genome region from Aliivibrio salmonicida LFI1238 includes the following:
- a CDS encoding IS66-like element ISVsa2 family transposase, with product MTDKIKPLPDTIDELKALVLQLENKYNRLLEQFRLAQHQRFGKSSESDSTQFDLFNETEEEIIIENDDTQTITYTRQKPKRQRLPEDLPRTVIIHDIKDKTCKCCGLEMHAMGKDISEKLEFVPAKVEVIQHVRPKYACRNCEKNNTSVDIKQAPMPASPIPKGIATASLLAQIITAKFQYSLPLYRQETLFQQWGIIIGRRTMADWLIKCSVLFTPLNNELHRILLEQPTLHCDETTVNVLDVEKAKCYMWVYCSGYDSPGSGVLPGIVLYDYQSSRHGYHPVNFLKGYNGYLHTDGYQGYEQTEAILVGCWAHARRRFIEAQRVQVKGKTGSADWVLSKIQKLYRIESLLKEASPEAKYVARQTEARDLLKELRDWLDSAVSRVSPKTKLGEAISYTLNQWDKLVRYIDDGLLSIDNNRAERAVKPFVIGRKNWLFSGSTAGADSSAMLYSIVETAKANGLIPYDYIRYCLDRLCVGSPDIDSLLPWNVKDKV from the coding sequence ATGACTGATAAAATAAAACCACTTCCTGATACCATTGACGAGCTGAAAGCACTTGTGCTTCAGCTTGAAAATAAATATAACCGTCTTCTAGAGCAATTTCGGCTGGCTCAACATCAGCGCTTTGGTAAAAGCAGTGAATCTGACTCGACTCAATTTGATTTATTCAATGAAACAGAAGAAGAAATCATCATTGAAAATGATGACACACAAACGATTACCTACACTCGTCAAAAGCCAAAACGCCAACGCTTACCTGAAGACTTACCGCGTACTGTTATTATCCACGACATAAAAGATAAAACTTGTAAGTGTTGCGGTCTAGAGATGCATGCGATGGGTAAAGACATCAGTGAAAAGTTGGAATTTGTACCAGCTAAAGTGGAAGTTATTCAACATGTTCGTCCTAAATATGCTTGCCGAAATTGTGAAAAAAACAATACTTCAGTAGACATTAAACAAGCCCCAATGCCAGCGTCACCAATCCCTAAAGGGATTGCGACCGCAAGTTTACTTGCTCAAATTATTACGGCTAAATTTCAATACAGTCTTCCACTTTATCGTCAAGAAACGTTATTTCAGCAATGGGGTATCATTATTGGACGGCGAACGATGGCGGATTGGTTAATAAAATGCTCGGTACTATTTACCCCTCTTAATAACGAGTTACATCGTATTTTGCTTGAACAACCCACTCTGCATTGTGATGAAACAACGGTAAATGTGTTGGATGTTGAAAAAGCAAAATGTTATATGTGGGTCTACTGCTCTGGCTATGATTCTCCAGGCTCTGGTGTTTTGCCTGGAATTGTACTTTATGATTATCAATCTAGCAGGCATGGCTACCATCCAGTTAACTTTTTAAAAGGTTATAACGGGTATTTACATACCGATGGTTACCAAGGTTATGAACAAACTGAAGCGATTTTAGTTGGCTGTTGGGCACACGCACGTCGACGATTTATTGAGGCTCAACGTGTTCAAGTAAAAGGGAAAACAGGGAGTGCAGATTGGGTATTGAGTAAAATCCAAAAGCTATACCGGATCGAATCGTTATTAAAAGAGGCTTCCCCTGAAGCCAAGTATGTTGCTAGGCAGACAGAAGCCCGCGATTTACTTAAAGAGCTCCGTGATTGGCTTGATAGCGCAGTTAGTCGAGTATCACCTAAAACAAAATTAGGTGAGGCGATTAGCTATACATTAAATCAATGGGATAAATTAGTTCGTTATATTGATGATGGATTGTTATCTATTGATAACAATCGAGCAGAGCGAGCGGTTAAACCGTTTGTTATCGGCCGGAAAAACTGGTTATTTTCGGGTTCAACGGCTGGTGCAGATTCAAGTGCAATGCTTTACAGCATTGTAGAAACAGCAAAGGCAAACGGATTAATCCCTTACGATTATATTAGGTATTGTCTAGATCGTTTATGTGTTGGATCGCCAGATATCGATTCACTTTTACCTTGGAATGTAAAAGACAAGGTGTAG
- a CDS encoding class I SAM-dependent methyltransferase has translation MQIALLCEDLNRQSELEAIATRWGLTHDEDNVFALVLTTQQLELRKRDEPKLGAIFVDLVSGAVAHRRKFGGGKGQSIAKAVGLNKGATPLVLDGTAGLGRDAFVLASLGCKVQMVERHPVVAALLDDGLSRAKHDADIGGWVSQRMSLLHASSHDALEQLMAQDDFVQPDVVYLDPMYPHPENKKKSALVKKEMRVFQSLVGADNDADALLAPALLMATKRVVVKRPDYAEWLDNQKPSMAIETKKNRFDVYVNAGMKS, from the coding sequence GTGCAAATAGCGTTATTGTGTGAAGACCTAAATCGTCAATCTGAACTCGAGGCCATTGCCACTCGTTGGGGATTAACGCACGATGAAGATAATGTCTTTGCGTTGGTACTGACAACACAACAGCTTGAATTACGTAAACGAGATGAACCGAAGCTAGGGGCAATCTTTGTTGATTTGGTCTCTGGTGCCGTAGCGCATCGCCGTAAGTTTGGTGGTGGTAAAGGCCAGTCTATAGCGAAAGCGGTTGGATTGAATAAAGGCGCAACCCCATTGGTTCTGGATGGAACGGCAGGGCTAGGGCGAGATGCGTTTGTTTTGGCTTCTTTAGGATGCAAAGTGCAAATGGTAGAGCGTCATCCAGTGGTGGCCGCCTTGCTTGATGATGGCTTATCGCGAGCGAAACACGATGCCGATATTGGTGGCTGGGTATCGCAACGAATGTCTCTGTTGCATGCATCAAGTCATGATGCGTTAGAGCAATTAATGGCACAAGATGATTTTGTACAGCCCGATGTTGTGTACCTTGATCCTATGTACCCACACCCTGAAAATAAAAAGAAAAGTGCGCTCGTTAAGAAAGAAATGCGAGTGTTCCAATCGTTGGTTGGTGCAGATAATGATGCCGATGCATTGTTAGCACCGGCATTATTGATGGCCACGAAACGTGTTGTTGTGAAGCGTCCTGATTATGCTGAATGGCTAGATAATCAAAAGCCTTCGATGGCGATTGAAACGAAGAAGAATCGTTTCGATGTGTATGTTAACGCTGGAATGAAGTCTTAA
- a CDS encoding bifunctional GNAT family N-acetyltransferase/hotdog fold thioesterase has protein sequence MFRLITPTTEAELKAYYHFRWQVLREPWRQPEGSERDAYDDMSQHRMIVDGRGKPVAVGRLYLTPDNDGQIRYMAVSPHYRGKGIGALIMVALESYARQEGAKRLVCNAREEAIPFYVRNGFANQGELSDERGPIRHQQMLKPLDPLSDVIRRPDWCAELQDRWDKEIPISDKMGIKITQYTGYRFEVSAVLNANLNPHNTMFAGSIFTMGTLTAWGIVWLLLKERGLDTTSIMLVDSHIRYRQPITENPKGITSLNCLQGDFDRLKSGKRARVKVTVALCNGDKSAAEFSGTFMLMRE, from the coding sequence ATGTTTCGATTGATTACCCCAACCACAGAGGCCGAACTAAAAGCCTACTATCATTTTCGTTGGCAAGTACTGCGTGAACCTTGGCGTCAGCCTGAAGGCTCTGAGCGTGATGCGTATGACGACATGAGTCAGCATCGGATGATTGTTGATGGCAGAGGGAAGCCCGTGGCAGTCGGACGTTTATACCTTACTCCTGATAATGATGGCCAAATCCGCTATATGGCGGTTTCTCCACATTATCGCGGTAAAGGCATTGGTGCATTGATAATGGTCGCCCTAGAGTCTTACGCGCGCCAAGAAGGGGCTAAACGTCTTGTATGTAACGCCCGTGAAGAAGCCATTCCGTTTTATGTGCGTAATGGCTTTGCAAATCAAGGGGAACTGAGTGATGAACGTGGGCCTATTCGTCATCAACAAATGTTAAAACCGCTTGATCCATTGTCAGACGTTATTCGTAGGCCTGATTGGTGTGCTGAATTGCAAGATCGTTGGGATAAAGAAATTCCGATTAGCGATAAAATGGGCATTAAAATTACACAATATACTGGTTATCGCTTTGAAGTTAGCGCAGTACTAAATGCAAACCTTAATCCTCATAATACGATGTTTGCAGGCAGTATTTTTACCATGGGCACGTTAACCGCGTGGGGAATTGTGTGGTTGTTGCTTAAAGAACGAGGTTTGGATACCACCAGTATTATGCTCGTTGATAGTCATATTCGTTATCGTCAACCAATCACAGAAAACCCAAAGGGCATTACGTCACTCAATTGCTTGCAAGGGGATTTTGATCGTTTGAAATCAGGTAAACGAGCGCGTGTAAAAGTAACGGTTGCTTTGTGTAATGGTGATAAGTCTGCAGCCGAGTTTTCAGGGACGTTTATGTTGATGAGGGAGTAA
- a CDS encoding Cof-type HAD-IIB family hydrolase, translating into MITIVASDLDGTLLTPEHKLADFTKKTLNKLHQQELTFIFATGRHHIDVGNLRNEVGIPAYMITSNGARVHDENDQLIYSKNVPQTLIPQVIDLLKNDDLLSIHIYSDDQWFLNKEDEELKEFHDNGFTYTLFDVEKPPLENIAKIFVTMPEHEYLVQYENQLKEKFGDQLMVAFSTPWCLEVMASEVSKGAALDAVAKLLGKTLENCIAFGDGMNDYEMLSMAGKGIVMGTSHEKVKKALPNNEVIGSCADEAVAHYLENLLLK; encoded by the coding sequence ATGATTACTATCGTTGCGTCTGATCTTGACGGCACACTGCTTACTCCAGAACACAAACTTGCTGACTTCACGAAAAAAACACTCAATAAACTTCATCAACAAGAACTCACTTTTATTTTTGCGACTGGCCGCCATCACATTGATGTTGGTAATCTACGTAATGAAGTGGGTATTCCGGCTTATATGATCACCTCAAACGGTGCTCGTGTGCATGATGAAAATGACCAACTGATTTACAGTAAAAATGTTCCTCAAACATTAATTCCTCAAGTGATCGATCTTTTAAAAAATGATGACCTGTTGTCTATACATATCTACTCAGATGACCAATGGTTTTTAAATAAAGAAGACGAAGAATTAAAAGAATTTCATGACAATGGCTTCACTTACACCTTATTTGATGTAGAAAAGCCACCACTTGAAAATATTGCTAAAATATTTGTCACCATGCCTGAACACGAATATTTAGTTCAGTATGAAAACCAATTAAAAGAAAAATTTGGTGATCAATTGATGGTCGCATTCTCGACACCTTGGTGCTTAGAAGTGATGGCATCAGAAGTATCTAAAGGTGCAGCACTCGATGCCGTTGCTAAATTATTAGGTAAAACACTCGAAAACTGCATCGCCTTTGGTGATGGCATGAATGACTACGAAATGTTGAGCATGGCAGGCAAAGGAATTGTGATGGGAACATCGCATGAAAAAGTAAAAAAAGCCTTACCAAATAATGAAGTCATTGGTTCTTGCGCTGACGAAGCCGTTGCTCATTACTTAGAAAATTTATTGTTAAAATAG
- the dtd gene encoding D-aminoacyl-tRNA deacylase, which produces MIALIQRVSEASVRVDGEITGEINQGLLILLGVEREDDEAKAKRLVERVLTYRIFEDDEGKMNLNVQQVNGSVLVVSQFTLPADTKKGTRPGFSKGANPIDAERLYDHFSDLCDEKLTTQRGRFAADMKVSLVNDGPVTFWLQV; this is translated from the coding sequence GTGATAGCACTGATCCAAAGAGTAAGTGAAGCCTCAGTACGTGTTGATGGCGAGATCACAGGTGAAATTAATCAAGGTTTATTAATATTACTTGGTGTTGAAAGAGAAGACGATGAAGCGAAAGCGAAGCGTTTAGTGGAAAGAGTTCTGACTTATCGTATCTTTGAAGACGATGAAGGGAAAATGAACTTAAATGTGCAACAAGTGAATGGTAGCGTATTGGTTGTTTCTCAGTTTACTTTACCTGCAGATACGAAAAAGGGAACGCGTCCAGGGTTTTCTAAAGGTGCGAACCCTATCGACGCTGAGCGCTTATATGATCACTTCTCTGATTTATGTGACGAAAAATTAACCACGCAAAGAGGCCGTTTTGCGGCTGATATGAAAGTATCGTTAGTGAATGATGGGCCTGTGACATTTTGGTTGCAGGTGTAG
- the tnpA gene encoding IS66 family insertion sequence element accessory protein TnpA, whose amino-acid sequence MQKDKKRTPEQWHALFESQQSSKLSAAEFCRNHNILPKTFSARKARWKQKINASTFLKVEALTSTIIATPQLPDIQLSIGKLRLTLPANTEPHWIGLLLKGYQS is encoded by the coding sequence ATGCAAAAAGATAAAAAGAGAACACCAGAGCAATGGCACGCTCTATTTGAATCTCAGCAATCTAGCAAGCTTAGTGCCGCTGAATTTTGTCGTAACCATAATATTCTGCCAAAGACATTTAGTGCACGTAAAGCACGATGGAAACAAAAGATTAACGCTTCTACTTTCTTGAAAGTAGAAGCGTTAACATCAACTATCATCGCCACTCCACAATTACCAGATATTCAACTTTCTATCGGAAAATTGCGATTAACATTGCCAGCTAATACTGAACCTCACTGGATAGGACTCTTATTAAAAGGGTATCAATCATGA
- a CDS encoding DUF4124 domain-containing protein, which yields MPHTYIVLLFLSLFSLPSTANTVYTWEDKSGVRHFSDTPPAR from the coding sequence ATGCCTCATACCTACATCGTACTTTTATTTCTTAGCCTATTCTCCCTACCTTCTACCGCAAATACCGTTTACACATGGGAAGATAAATCGGGTGTCCGACATTTCAGTGACACTCCCCCAGCAAGGTAA
- the asnC gene encoding transcriptional regulator AsnC, which translates to MNNTSKIDDLDRDILQALMNDARTPYAELAKRFNVSPATIHVRIEKMKAAKIIEGTEVIVNPKTLGYDVCCFIGINLYAARDYHSAIAKLDALEEVVEAYYTTGAYNIFVKLMCKSIQELQHVLIDKLQAIEEVQSTETLISLQNPISRNVKP; encoded by the coding sequence ATGAACAACACCAGTAAAATCGATGATCTTGACCGAGATATTCTGCAAGCCTTGATGAATGATGCTCGAACCCCTTATGCAGAGCTTGCTAAACGTTTTAATGTTAGTCCTGCAACTATCCATGTTCGTATTGAAAAAATGAAAGCCGCAAAAATCATTGAAGGCACAGAGGTTATCGTTAACCCTAAAACGCTGGGCTACGATGTCTGCTGCTTTATCGGCATTAATTTATACGCGGCCCGTGACTACCACTCTGCCATCGCGAAACTCGACGCATTAGAAGAAGTCGTGGAAGCTTATTACACCACCGGTGCTTACAATATTTTTGTGAAACTGATGTGCAAAAGCATTCAAGAACTACAGCATGTATTGATTGATAAGCTACAAGCGATTGAGGAAGTTCAATCAACGGAAACGCTGATTTCGTTACAGAATCCAATCAGTAGGAATGTGAAGCCGTAA
- the glnA gene encoding glutamate--ammonia ligase, whose product MSVENVFALIQENEVKFIDLRFTDTKGKEQHISIPSHQVDADFFEDGKMFDGSSVAGWKGINESDMVMMPDAASAVLDPFTADATLNIRCDILEPTTMQGYDRDPRSIAKRSEDYLRSTGLADTVLVGPEPEFFLFDDVRFSTDMSGSFFKIDDIEAAWNSGTEYEGGNKGHRPGVKGGYFPVAPVDSSQDIRSAMCLIMEEMGLVVEAHHHEVATAGQNEIATRFNTLTNKADETQIYKYVVHNVAHAYGKTATFMPKPLVGDNGSGMHVHMSLNKDGQNLFAGDKYGGLSEMAIFFIGGIIKHARAINAFANPTTNSYKRLVPGFEAPVMLAYSARNRSASIRIPVVPSPKARRIEVRFGDPAANPYLSYSAMLMAGLDGIKNKIHPGEAMDKDLYDLPAEEAAEIPKVAESLDIALQALDSDREFLTAGGVFSSDFIDSYITLKSQDVAAINTAVHPLEFEMYYSV is encoded by the coding sequence ATGTCAGTAGAAAACGTATTCGCTCTAATTCAAGAAAACGAAGTAAAATTTATTGATTTACGCTTTACCGATACAAAAGGTAAAGAGCAACATATCTCAATTCCTTCTCATCAAGTTGATGCAGACTTCTTCGAAGACGGCAAAATGTTTGATGGTTCTTCAGTTGCTGGCTGGAAAGGCATTAACGAATCTGACATGGTTATGATGCCAGATGCAGCAAGTGCGGTACTTGACCCATTCACTGCTGATGCAACCTTAAATATTCGTTGTGATATCCTTGAACCAACAACAATGCAAGGTTACGATCGTGACCCTCGCTCAATTGCAAAACGCTCTGAAGACTACTTACGCTCGACAGGTCTTGCTGACACAGTTTTAGTCGGTCCAGAACCAGAATTCTTCCTATTTGATGACGTTCGCTTTAGCACTGATATGTCAGGTTCTTTCTTTAAGATTGATGATATCGAAGCCGCGTGGAACTCAGGTACTGAATACGAAGGCGGCAACAAAGGCCACCGTCCTGGCGTTAAAGGGGGTTACTTCCCAGTCGCTCCTGTTGATTCATCTCAAGATATCCGTTCTGCTATGTGTTTAATCATGGAAGAAATGGGTCTTGTTGTTGAAGCACATCACCACGAAGTAGCAACGGCGGGTCAAAATGAGATCGCAACTCGCTTCAATACGCTAACAAACAAGGCAGATGAAACTCAAATCTATAAGTATGTTGTTCATAACGTAGCTCACGCTTACGGTAAAACAGCGACTTTCATGCCAAAACCACTGGTTGGTGACAACGGTTCGGGCATGCACGTACATATGTCATTGAACAAAGATGGACAAAACTTATTTGCTGGCGATAAGTACGGCGGCCTATCAGAAATGGCTATCTTCTTTATTGGCGGTATCATTAAACACGCTCGTGCTATCAACGCATTTGCTAACCCAACAACTAACTCATACAAGCGTCTTGTCCCTGGTTTTGAAGCTCCGGTAATGCTTGCATATTCTGCTCGTAACCGTTCAGCGTCTATCCGTATCCCAGTGGTACCAAGCCCGAAAGCACGTCGTATCGAAGTTCGTTTTGGTGACCCTGCAGCAAACCCATACTTAAGCTACTCAGCAATGCTAATGGCTGGTCTTGACGGAATTAAGAACAAGATCCACCCAGGTGAAGCAATGGATAAAGATCTGTATGACCTTCCTGCGGAAGAAGCAGCTGAAATTCCAAAAGTAGCTGAATCTCTAGATATCGCACTACAAGCTCTGGATTCTGATCGTGAATTCTTAACGGCGGGTGGCGTATTCTCTAGTGATTTCATTGATTCTTACATCACTCTAAAATCTCAAGACGTTGCCGCTATCAACACTGCTGTTCACCCTCTTGAATTTGAAATGTATTACTCAGTTTAA
- the typA gene encoding translational GTPase TypA: protein MSTPQLDKLRNIAIIAHVDHGKTTLVDKLLQQSGTLESRGEAEERVMDSNDIEKERGITILAKNTAITWNGYNINIVDTPGHADFGGEVERIMSMVDSVLLIVDAVDGPMPQTRFVTQKAFAHGLKPIVVINKVDRPGARPEWVMDQVFDLFDNLGATDEQLDFKVVYASALNGWANAESEEETENMESLFQAIVDGVDAPVADRDGDFQMQISQLDHNAYVGVIGVGRITRGSVKVNQAVTVIGADGKERKGKIGQVLGYLGLERHDVELAEAGNIVAISGLGELKISDTVCAQNNVEALPPLTVDEPTVTMTFQVNNSPFCGKEGKFVTSRNILERLQKELVHNVALKVEETGDPDKFKVSGRGELHLGILIENMRREGFELAVSRPEVIERMVDGQLMEPFETVTIDVVEENQGAVMESIGTRKGELTDMAPDGKGRVRMDFMMPSRGLIGFQTEFMTMTSGSGLIYHSFDHYGPHKGGTIGQRKNGVLICNQAGKAVTYSLFFLQDRGRLFLGHATEVYEGQIIGIHNRANDLTVNCIRGKQLTNVRSSGTDEAQTLSPFIDLTLEQALEFIDVDELVEVTPLSIRIRKKLLTENDRKRAGRTPK, encoded by the coding sequence ATGTCTACTCCACAGCTTGATAAACTAAGAAATATCGCAATTATTGCGCACGTCGACCACGGTAAAACAACTTTGGTTGATAAATTGCTCCAGCAATCAGGTACGCTTGAATCTCGTGGTGAAGCTGAAGAGCGCGTCATGGACTCGAACGATATCGAAAAAGAACGTGGTATCACGATCCTTGCTAAGAACACAGCGATTACTTGGAACGGTTACAACATCAACATCGTAGATACTCCAGGACACGCCGATTTCGGTGGTGAAGTTGAGCGTATTATGTCTATGGTTGATTCGGTTCTACTTATTGTAGATGCTGTTGACGGTCCAATGCCTCAAACGCGTTTCGTAACGCAAAAAGCATTTGCTCACGGTCTAAAACCAATCGTTGTAATCAACAAGGTTGACCGTCCAGGCGCTCGTCCTGAGTGGGTTATGGATCAAGTATTTGATTTATTCGATAACCTAGGCGCAACTGATGAGCAACTAGACTTTAAAGTTGTTTATGCTTCTGCACTAAATGGTTGGGCTAACGCTGAATCAGAAGAAGAAACTGAAAACATGGAATCTTTATTCCAAGCGATCGTTGACGGTGTTGATGCACCTGTTGCAGACCGTGACGGTGACTTCCAAATGCAAATTTCTCAACTTGATCACAACGCATACGTTGGTGTTATCGGTGTTGGTCGTATTACACGTGGTAGCGTTAAAGTTAACCAAGCGGTTACTGTTATCGGTGCTGACGGCAAAGAACGTAAAGGCAAAATTGGTCAAGTATTAGGTTACTTAGGTCTTGAGCGTCATGATGTTGAACTTGCAGAAGCGGGTAACATTGTTGCAATCAGTGGTTTAGGCGAGCTTAAAATTTCTGATACAGTTTGTGCGCAAAACAATGTTGAAGCATTGCCGCCACTAACAGTTGATGAACCAACGGTAACAATGACTTTCCAAGTAAACAACTCACCATTCTGTGGTAAAGAAGGTAAATTCGTTACTTCACGTAACATCCTTGAGCGTTTACAAAAAGAGCTAGTACACAACGTTGCACTTAAAGTTGAAGAAACGGGTGATCCGGATAAATTTAAAGTATCTGGTCGTGGTGAACTTCATCTAGGTATCTTAATCGAAAACATGCGTCGTGAAGGTTTCGAGCTAGCAGTATCTCGTCCTGAAGTTATCGAACGTATGGTAGATGGTCAACTAATGGAACCGTTTGAAACGGTAACAATCGATGTAGTTGAAGAGAACCAAGGCGCGGTAATGGAAAGTATCGGTACTCGTAAGGGTGAACTAACTGATATGGCTCCAGATGGTAAAGGCCGTGTACGTATGGACTTTATGATGCCTTCTCGTGGTCTTATCGGTTTCCAAACTGAATTCATGACAATGACTTCTGGTTCTGGTCTTATCTACCACTCGTTCGATCATTACGGCCCTCACAAAGGCGGCACAATTGGTCAACGTAAAAATGGTGTACTAATTTGTAACCAAGCTGGTAAAGCCGTTACTTACTCACTATTCTTCCTACAAGATCGTGGTCGTTTATTCTTAGGTCACGCTACAGAAGTATACGAAGGTCAAATCATCGGTATTCATAACCGTGCAAACGACCTTACCGTTAACTGTATCCGTGGTAAGCAACTGACTAACGTTCGTTCTTCTGGTACTGATGAAGCACAAACGCTTTCTCCTTTCATCGATTTGACTCTTGAGCAAGCTCTTGAATTCATCGACGTTGATGAGCTAGTAGAAGTAACACCACTAAGCATTCGTATCCGTAAGAAACTACTTACAGAGAACGATCGTAAACGTGCTGGTCGTACACCTAAGTAA
- a CDS encoding virulence factor BrkB family protein, with protein MEEKFKYSLRISWSYFLFLKQRIIHDRLTVSAGYMAYITLLSLVPLVTVLLSVLSQFPIFSGAGETVQEFVIQNFVPAASDAVEGSLKEFISNTGKMTAVGSGFLFVASVMLISAIDRSLNYIWRVKKKRRPMYSFSLYWMILTLGPLLVWASLAATSYVTSLNIMDDEIVSSFYRTLLGWLPIILSFSAFLGLYLLVPNKKIRVRHALVGAMSAGCLFEVSKVGFAQYITQFPSYEVIYGALAAVPILFVWIYLCWIIVLIGAEITASLGESDQWLIDKINTHVFDAENTVLTESKGLTESDSTDPKSK; from the coding sequence ATGGAAGAGAAGTTTAAATATTCGCTAAGGATTAGCTGGTCATATTTTTTATTTTTAAAGCAACGCATTATTCATGACCGATTAACGGTCAGTGCGGGTTATATGGCCTATATTACGTTGTTATCATTGGTTCCTTTAGTCACTGTCTTACTTTCTGTGTTATCTCAGTTTCCTATTTTTTCAGGAGCTGGAGAGACAGTACAAGAGTTTGTTATTCAGAACTTTGTACCAGCCGCCAGTGATGCGGTTGAAGGAAGTCTGAAAGAATTTATTTCAAATACGGGCAAGATGACTGCCGTCGGGTCTGGGTTCTTATTTGTTGCCTCTGTGATGTTGATATCGGCAATTGACCGTAGCTTGAATTACATTTGGCGAGTGAAGAAAAAGCGTCGTCCAATGTATTCATTTTCATTGTATTGGATGATTTTAACCTTAGGTCCATTATTGGTTTGGGCTAGCTTAGCGGCGACATCGTATGTGACGTCATTAAACATTATGGATGATGAAATCGTCTCCAGTTTTTATCGAACGCTGCTGGGGTGGTTACCTATTATTTTGTCATTCTCAGCATTTTTAGGCTTGTATTTACTGGTTCCAAATAAAAAAATACGAGTAAGACACGCGCTTGTTGGTGCGATGTCAGCAGGGTGCTTGTTTGAAGTCAGCAAGGTGGGTTTTGCACAATACATTACGCAATTTCCATCTTATGAAGTTATTTATGGCGCTTTAGCGGCGGTACCGATTCTATTTGTATGGATTTATCTGTGTTGGATCATTGTGTTAATTGGTGCAGAAATCACTGCAAGTCTGGGTGAATCCGATCAGTGGTTGATAGATAAAATAAATACGCATGTATTTGATGCTGAGAATACGGTATTAACAGAATCAAAAGGATTAACAGAAAGTGATAGCACTGATCCAAAGAGTAAGTGA
- a CDS encoding universal stress protein, giving the protein MSYKHILVAVDLTEESKSLVTKAVGLAKALDAKVSFIHIDVSYAELYTGLIDINLAETQHQAMEASHEAMKHLVTFADYPIHKTLVSSGDLSSELCEAIENLDVNLVVCGHHQDFWSKLLSSTRQVINTCPIDVLVVPFKD; this is encoded by the coding sequence ATGAGCTATAAACATATTCTTGTTGCTGTCGATTTAACAGAAGAGAGTAAGTCACTGGTCACTAAAGCGGTTGGTTTAGCCAAGGCTCTTGATGCGAAAGTCTCTTTTATTCACATTGATGTTAGCTATGCAGAATTATATACCGGATTAATTGATATTAATCTGGCTGAAACACAACACCAAGCAATGGAAGCATCGCACGAAGCCATGAAGCATTTAGTGACCTTTGCAGATTATCCAATTCATAAAACATTGGTAAGTAGTGGGGATCTAAGCAGTGAGTTGTGCGAAGCAATTGAAAACTTAGATGTAAACCTTGTGGTTTGTGGTCATCACCAAGATTTCTGGAGTAAATTATTATCATCAACCAGACAAGTGATCAACACCTGTCCAATTGACGTTCTTGTTGTGCCATTTAAAGATTAA
- the tnpB gene encoding IS66 family insertion sequence element accessory protein TnpB (TnpB, as the term is used for proteins encoded by IS66 family insertion elements, is considered an accessory protein, since TnpC, encoded by a neighboring gene, is a DDE family transposase.), with protein sequence MNVFTDVSTIYLHRDFVDFRKAINGLVVIVEQEMQLSPFSDALFIFCNKPRDKLKILYWDKTGFALWYKRLDEDRFKWPRNINNDTLALSEQQLTLLLQGFDILGHQPVHYQTTL encoded by the coding sequence ATGAATGTATTTACTGATGTTTCCACCATTTATCTTCATCGTGATTTTGTCGATTTTCGCAAGGCCATTAATGGCCTTGTCGTGATTGTTGAGCAAGAAATGCAACTATCACCGTTTAGTGATGCTCTATTTATATTTTGCAATAAGCCTCGTGATAAACTCAAAATATTGTATTGGGATAAAACAGGATTCGCTTTATGGTACAAGCGATTAGATGAAGACCGCTTCAAATGGCCACGAAATATAAATAACGATACGTTAGCATTATCAGAGCAGCAACTGACACTGCTATTACAAGGTTTTGATATCTTAGGACATCAACCGGTACATTATCAAACAACCCTTTAA